GTCGCGGACATCGTGGCGAGCCTCAAGCGCGGGTCGCCGCCGGCCATCGAGACGACGAAAGCGTGGCTCAACACGAGCCTCCGGTTCGCGGGCGAAGACGACGCGATGCGAGCGGGCCTTGGCTACCTGTTTGCCGGGCCGGAGGCACAGGAGGGGGCGCGCTCGTTCCTCGAAAAACGCGACGCGGACTATGCCGAGTGAGAACAACACACATATGCGTTCGGTCGGTAGGGTGAACCCATGACGGGCATACCAAGGGCGGCCGATTTTACCTGGGAGGCGGTGTTCGACCAGTTCGACTGGGACGCCCCCCGAGAACTGAACCTCACCCACGAAGTCGTCACGCGAAACGTCGGCAAGGGCACGGCACTGACGTGGTACGGCGACGGCGGCGACGCGGTCGAGCTCACCTACGCCGACCTCGAAGCACAGAGTTCGCAGGTGGCAAACGCGCTCTCCGACCTCGGCGTCTCCCGGGGCGACCCCGTGGCGACGCTCGTCCCGCGACTACCGGAACTCTACCCGATTTTCCTCGGCATCTGGCGAGCGGGAGCGGTGTACGTCCCGCTGTTCACCGCGTTTGGCCCGGACGCCATCGCGGCACGGGCAGGCGACGCCGACGTAAACGTCATCTTCACGACCCCGGAGTACCGCGACCGCGTGGCGGCCGTCGAGGACGAGGTGGGCTTCGAGCACGTCGTCGTGGTGGACCGGGAGGGGGTGGGCGTCGCCGAGGAAGACCACGCCCACACAGACCTCCTCGCGGGCCAACCGACGAGCCACGAGACGGTGCGGACGAGCGCCGACGACGTGTCGACGCTCGAATACACCTCTGGAACGACGGGCCCTCCGAAGGGCTGTCTGCTCACCCATCGCGTGCTCGCCGCGCTCTACCCCTACCTCTGGTACGGAATGGGCCTCACCGGCGACGAGGTGTTCTGGGGCGCGGCCGACCCCGGCTGGATGTACGGCCTGCTCACCGCCGGCATCGCGCCCGTGAGCATGGGCGTCGAGAACGTGCTGTACGCGGGGGAGTTCGACCCGGCGGCCTGGTACGACGTGATGGAGCGCGCCGGAGTCACGACCCTCGCGAGCAGTCCGACGGCCTACCGCGGCCTCATGGCGGAGGACACTCTTCACGAGGACTACGACCTCGCACTCGAACGGGGGAACAGCGCGGGCGAACCGCTCAATCCGGAGGTCGTCCGGTGGTTCGACGACGAACTTTCCGTGCCCGTGTACGACCAGTACGGCGTCACGGAAGTCGGGATGGTCGTCGGCAACCAGCACGTCGCCCCCGACCGGTTCGTCCAGGGGAGCATGGGGACGTCGATTCCGGGGTTCGAGGTGCAGGTGCTCGCAGACGGAGAGCGAGCCGCGGAAGGCGAGACCGGCGAACTCGCGGTCAAACGCGGCGGCGGGACGTATTTCGACGGCTATTTGAACCGGCCGCAAGCGACCGCGAACTCCTGGACGGCAATCGACGGTGCGGAGTGGTTTCTGACCGGCGACGCGGCCACCTTCGAGGACGGCGTCTACTGGTTCGTCGGCCGGGCCGACGACGTCATCATCTCCTCGGGGTATCGTATCGGCCCGTTCGAAGTCGAGAGCACGCTCATCGAACACGAGGCCGTGGCGGAGGCAGCGGTCGTCGGCGTCCCCGACGACCAGCGCGGCGAGGTGGTCGCGGCGTTCGTCGTCCTCAGAAACGAGTTCGAGGCGACCCAACAGCTCCGCGAGGACATCGTCGGATTCGTGAAGGGGAAACTCGCCCACCACGCCTACCCGCGTCGTCTCCACATCGTAGACGACCTGCCGAAGACGTCGAGCGGGAAGATCCGACGCGTCGAGTTGCGCGACCGCGTTCGCTCCGTGTGAAGTCGCCGCCACCCTGAACGCTATAACCCCACTTCTCATCGTGTGGAACGAACCCATGAGTCAGGGAATCAGAGACCGGGCGGTCGAGATTCGACGAACCTTCCACCGATACCCAGAACCGTCGTGGCGCGAATTCCTCACGACGAGCCGACTGGTAGACGAACTCGAAGCCCTCGACGTGGACGAGCTTCACGTCGGCAGCGACGTGCTCGTCTCGGAATCGCGGATGAGCGTCCCCGAGGAAGCCGACCTCGACCACTGGTTCGAGAAAGCGCGCGAAAACGGGGCTCGCGAAGACGTTCTCGAAAAGACGAAGGGGGGTCACACAGGTGTCGTCGCGGTCGTCGAGAAAGGCGACGGCCCCGTACTCGGCCTGCGCGTGGACATCGACGCGCTCCCGCAGCCGGAATCGACCGACGAGAGCCACTACCCCGTCCAAGAGGGCTTTCGCTCCGAAAACGAGAACGCGATGCACGCCTGCGGCCACGACTCGCACATGACGATGGGCCTTGGAACCATCGAGGCCATCCAGCAGAGCGACTTTTCGGGCACGCTCAAAGTGTTCTTCCAGCCCGCAGAGGAGGTTCTCGGCGGCGGCAAGTCGATGGCAGACTCGCCGCTCATCGAGGACGTGGAGGGATTGCTCGCGGTCCACATCGGCCTCGGCCACCCGTCCGGTGAAATCGTCGCCGGGAGCGTGAAACCGCTCTCCGTCCAGAAATCGACGGTGAGGTTCACCGGCGAACCGGCCCACGCGGGCCTCGCGCCGAACGAGGGGCGCAACGTCATGCAGGCGGCCGCCGCGGCCATTCAGAACCTCTACGCGATTCCGCGCCACGCAGACGGCATGACGCGGGTGAACGTCGGCAAGGCCAAGATTGGCGAGGCGTCGAACATCATCCCCGACCACGGCGAACTGCAAATCGAGGTTCGTGCCGAGACGAACGACCTGCGAGACTACATGCAAGAAAAAGCAGAACGCACCATCCGGGCGGCCGCCGAAATGCACGACGTGGAGGTAGACATCGAGATGGTGAGCCGTGCTCCGCGCGTGGACAGCGACGAGACATCGATTGACGCGGTTGCGACCGCTGCAAAAGAGACCGACGGTGTCACTTCGGTGCTGCGCACCGGGAACTTCGGCGCGAGCGAGGACGCCACCTACCTCATGCGAGCGGTGCAGGAGAACGGCGGCGTCGCTGGCTTCCCCATCGTCGGGACGGACCACCCCGGCGGCCACCACACGGCGACGTTCGACGTGAACGAGGACGACATCTTCGTCGGCATCGACGTCCTCTCGGGGGCGCTGTTGGAACTCGAGCGCCGAGTATGACAGACAGGCTTACGTGCCAGACGACGGAGAAAGTCGTATGACACCACACATCGCGGTTCTTTCGACTGGCGGAACCATCGCGAGCACCGGCACCGACAAGGGCGCGACCCCCACGAGGGCGGGCGACGAACTGGTTGAGGCCGTCCCCGGCCTCACCGACCACGCGGACATCTCGGTCGAGGAGGTGGCCCAGATTTCGAGTTTTGCACTCGGTTTCGATACGATGGCCACCATCGTCCGGCGAGTCCGCGAACTCGCCGCAGAGGGGGTAGACGGCGTCGTCGTCACCCACGGCACGGACACGATGGAGGAGTCTGCGTACTTCGTCGACGTGGTCGCGGGCGATACGATTCCGGTCGTGTTCACGGGAGCGCAACGTCGGGGCGACGAACCCGGCGCAGACGGCCCGGCTAACCTGCTCACAGCAGTTCGCGCTGCGAGTCACGAGCGCGTCCGCGAGGCGGGCGGGGCGTACATCGCTTTCGCGGACAGTCTCTACTCCGCACGCACCGTGACGAAGGGCCACACCAGCAATCTCGATACGTTCTACGCGCCCGACGCGGGGCCGGTGGCGAACGTGCTTCGGGGCTACGTCCGCTTCTTCCGCGAACCGGGCAGCGAGTCGGTTTCGATTCCCGCGACGGACGTGACCGCCCGCGTCGAGATGGTGAAGAGCGCCGCGGGCGTCGATGGCCGGCAGATAGAACGCGCCCTCGAAGACGGCGTCTCCGGCATCGTTCTCGAAGGGATGGGCCTCGGAAATACGACGCCGGGGCTCGAAACGGCGGCAGCCGAAGCAATCGACCGGGGCGTGCCCGTCGTCGTCACCTCGCGGTGTCACGGCGGCGCGGTCAACGGCATCTATGGCAAGGAAGGCGGCGCGCGCACCCTCGAAGAACACGGCGCGATTCTGGGCGGCGACCTGCCGGCGCAGAAAGCCCGCATCACCCTGGCGCTCGCGCTGTCTGCGACCGACGACCCAGAGGAAGCGCGCGAACTCGTCGCCACTGCAGCGATGTCCGCCATCTGAAGCGTTTTCTCCCTCCTTTCCGTAGCACGGCCCATGCGTGCCATTCGATACCACGAGTACGGCGACGAGTCTGTGCTCTCGCTCGACGAGGTGCCGAAACCGAATCCGGGAGCGGGCGAAGTGCGCGTCGCCATCGAGGCGGCGAGCGTCAATCCGATCGACGCGAAACTCAGAAGCGGCCTGCTCGAACCGACGGCGGGCCTGCCCCACGTCTGCGGCGTGGATCTCGCGGGCGTCGTGGACGCGGTCGGTGCGGGCGTCACGCGCCTCGAACCCGGCGACAGGGTCTATGGAACGGGTTTCGGGTGGAAGGACGACGGGACGTACGCCGAGTACGCGGCGGTTCCGGCTGCTAGACTCGCAACCCTCCCCGATGCAGTCTCCTTCGAGACGGGCGCGGCGGCCGCGCTCGTCTGTGCGACGGCGTGGCGCGGACTCGTCACGCGAGGCGACCTGCGGGTCGGTGAAACGTGTCTCGTCCACGGCGCGTCGGGCGGCGTCGGCCACGTCGCCGTCCAGATTGCGGTCAACGCCGGGGCGACCGTCGTCGGGACGGCCCGCGGCGAGGAAGCGACCGCGTTCGTGGAGGGACTCGGCGCGACGGCCGTCGTCGACTACCGCGAGGACGACCTGGCGGATGCGGTCCGCGCGTCGCTCGCGGGCAGACCCGTGGACGTCGTGCTGGATTCGCACGCGGACAAACACATCGAAACCGACCTCGCGGCGGTCGGCCGCGGCGGCCGCGTCGTCGTCATCGGGCAGGGTGCGCGCGCGGCGCTGACCCCCGAACGAGCCCTCGCGGCAATGTTTGACGACGCCGACATTCGGTTCATGTCTATCATGGCTTCGATGGACGACCAACGACGGGTCCTTACGGCGGTTTCACCACTACTCGCAGCGGGGTCTATCGACCCCGTCATCGAGGCGGCCTACCCCCTCGCCGAGGCGGCGGACGCGATGGCACACGCGGCGTCGCCAGGAGTGTTAGGAAAAATCGTGATAGAAACAACTGAGTGATTATTGATATATGGCGCGCACCTGACCGTCAGGGTGAGAGACACGAACGCAGATTTAACTTAAACCACCGGGTATAGCCGGGTATTCTGCACGAATTATAGTCGGAGTTCAGTCGGCGATGTGTCGAACCGGTTCGACGTGCCCTCCATCTACGTATTCTAATTCTGAAACGAAATCCCAATTAATTAATTCTCTGTCTGGTGACAACGTGTACCAAACCATTATATAGCACTTCTTCAATGGATGAACACGGTGCAGTAAGGTAATGGCAATCACAGACCCAATACGTAAACTCGGTGGCGTTTTCGCTGAACTTTCGCTGAGATACGTTCCAAATCCGTACGTTCTTGTAATACTACTGACAGTCATCGCATTCGGTGGTGCAGTCGCCGTCGGGTCCACCCCGACGGAGGCCATGGATGCGTGGGTCGGCGGGGTGTGGACACTCCTCGGCTTCATGGCGGCGTTCGCCGTGACACTGATGATGGGTGACGCAATCGCGAAATCCCCAACAGTAACCAACTTTCTCGCGCGTATCGCGAAACTCCCATCGAGCCCGTTCACGGCCGTCGCGTTCGTCTCGTTCGTCGGGATGCTCGCCGGCCTCATCTCCTGGGGGCTCGGCCTCATCGTCGGCGCGGTGATGGCAAAGCAGGTCGCCTACCACGGTAAAGAGAAGGGGCTTAACCTTCACTACCCACTGCTGGCGGCCGCCGGGTACACCGCGCTCATGATCTGGCACTCCGGGCTGACCACCTCGAGTGGTCTCATCATGGCGGACCCCGCACTCATCCCACCGACCTTCGAGGCGG
This sequence is a window from Haladaptatus sp. QDMS2. Protein-coding genes within it:
- a CDS encoding NADPH:quinone reductase, whose product is MRAIRYHEYGDESVLSLDEVPKPNPGAGEVRVAIEAASVNPIDAKLRSGLLEPTAGLPHVCGVDLAGVVDAVGAGVTRLEPGDRVYGTGFGWKDDGTYAEYAAVPAARLATLPDAVSFETGAAAALVCATAWRGLVTRGDLRVGETCLVHGASGGVGHVAVQIAVNAGATVVGTARGEEATAFVEGLGATAVVDYREDDLADAVRASLAGRPVDVVLDSHADKHIETDLAAVGRGGRVVVIGQGARAALTPERALAAMFDDADIRFMSIMASMDDQRRVLTAVSPLLAAGSIDPVIEAAYPLAEAADAMAHAASPGVLGKIVIETTE
- a CDS encoding asparaginase; protein product: MTPHIAVLSTGGTIASTGTDKGATPTRAGDELVEAVPGLTDHADISVEEVAQISSFALGFDTMATIVRRVRELAAEGVDGVVVTHGTDTMEESAYFVDVVAGDTIPVVFTGAQRRGDEPGADGPANLLTAVRAASHERVREAGGAYIAFADSLYSARTVTKGHTSNLDTFYAPDAGPVANVLRGYVRFFREPGSESVSIPATDVTARVEMVKSAAGVDGRQIERALEDGVSGIVLEGMGLGNTTPGLETAAAEAIDRGVPVVVTSRCHGGAVNGIYGKEGGARTLEEHGAILGGDLPAQKARITLALALSATDDPEEARELVATAAMSAI
- a CDS encoding amidohydrolase; this translates as MSQGIRDRAVEIRRTFHRYPEPSWREFLTTSRLVDELEALDVDELHVGSDVLVSESRMSVPEEADLDHWFEKARENGAREDVLEKTKGGHTGVVAVVEKGDGPVLGLRVDIDALPQPESTDESHYPVQEGFRSENENAMHACGHDSHMTMGLGTIEAIQQSDFSGTLKVFFQPAEEVLGGGKSMADSPLIEDVEGLLAVHIGLGHPSGEIVAGSVKPLSVQKSTVRFTGEPAHAGLAPNEGRNVMQAAAAAIQNLYAIPRHADGMTRVNVGKAKIGEASNIIPDHGELQIEVRAETNDLRDYMQEKAERTIRAAAEMHDVEVDIEMVSRAPRVDSDETSIDAVATAAKETDGVTSVLRTGNFGASEDATYLMRAVQENGGVAGFPIVGTDHPGGHHTATFDVNEDDIFVGIDVLSGALLELERRV
- a CDS encoding acyl-CoA synthetase, which translates into the protein MTGIPRAADFTWEAVFDQFDWDAPRELNLTHEVVTRNVGKGTALTWYGDGGDAVELTYADLEAQSSQVANALSDLGVSRGDPVATLVPRLPELYPIFLGIWRAGAVYVPLFTAFGPDAIAARAGDADVNVIFTTPEYRDRVAAVEDEVGFEHVVVVDREGVGVAEEDHAHTDLLAGQPTSHETVRTSADDVSTLEYTSGTTGPPKGCLLTHRVLAALYPYLWYGMGLTGDEVFWGAADPGWMYGLLTAGIAPVSMGVENVLYAGEFDPAAWYDVMERAGVTTLASSPTAYRGLMAEDTLHEDYDLALERGNSAGEPLNPEVVRWFDDELSVPVYDQYGVTEVGMVVGNQHVAPDRFVQGSMGTSIPGFEVQVLADGERAAEGETGELAVKRGGGTYFDGYLNRPQATANSWTAIDGAEWFLTGDAATFEDGVYWFVGRADDVIISSGYRIGPFEVESTLIEHEAVAEAAVVGVPDDQRGEVVAAFVVLRNEFEATQQLREDIVGFVKGKLAHHAYPRRLHIVDDLPKTSSGKIRRVELRDRVRSV